Part of the Quercus lobata isolate SW786 chromosome 6, ValleyOak3.0 Primary Assembly, whole genome shotgun sequence genome, ACAAACCTCCTTCCTAGCCTTGGGAtaatccaacaaaaaagaattctATCATCACACAAACGACAAAGTACTATGTGAATCACCCACTGTTGGGAGAGGGATAAGGGGATGTTTAAGAatgttattattaatatataccaTCAAACTATATCATAATGGACACTTGCCTGGAAACTAGCATATGCAACCAAAATGGATAAAGCACCAAGTGCAAAAATTGGAATTCACAAAATTcttatagtaaaataaaataaaataatccaaactcAAAATTCTTCATAATGCATGATTTTGATGAATggaaattataaaacttttattctctacgaggaattttctttttctgataaGTTCTCTACAATGaaatttacttatcaaaaaaagtgttttcttttcttttgaagccAATTGTCTTacatattttatgaaatatataagaatgGTAATCTCAAATTTGAAGCTATGCTTTTACCATACTAAATTACATACTAACTTTAAGCAAAAATCAATATCTGTTCTCATAGAAGCAGCAGGATGAAGAGGAATTTAAATACACcactatgagagagagagagagagagagagagagagaaattatgAACCACATCAGCTTCTCAAAAAACTATACCTGATTATAATATAACATCTAGagataagaaaaaacaaaatgttataaTTGCATAACTCTCAAATGTTTGGGGCCCCTCCCCAAAAATCTCTTTCAGATCACTTCTATGTGATCATAATAATTAGTTTGATACATTTGAatctatttatcaaaaaaaaaaaaaaattggatgtTCTCCAATAGAAGGGTATACAAATGCCTGAGCTATATGGCATTTATATGGccataatttgataatcttcacATGAATAAATAGTTATGACAATAAAGGTTTACTGAGAATATCACCTGTTTAAATATGGTACTCGTCCCAGATCCATTACAGCCAACTAAGAGAATCTTCTGAAGTGATCTCTGCTCAAGGTAGTCAGGGACATTTCTGCTAAGCGAACTGCTTAGTTGTTCTCCAgaagaatttgaaaatttggaaggAACAGGCAATGACAGGAAAGCACAAACCAATTTCGTTCCAGCCTGAAAAGTAACATATAAGATTGCTTAATTAAGGCAAACATAAATTGGATAAAGTACACagacaaaaatacaaattcacACACAAACCATACCTTGCCCCATATATACCCTCTTGTATTCTTCTGTCCCTCTTCTTGATATGACCCATCATCGTTCACCCAAAAGTGTGGGTTACCAGCACACTGAACTCCTGACAACTGCAATAATCAACAAATTTATCTTAAATATTCCTGCACGTCAATCAGTTCCAACAAGATTTTAGAATGTCTAGAAACTTTGACCTGTAACATCCGAAGCTCTACTTTTGTAATCTCCCGACCATTTATAAAAACTTGTGTGTTCCCATTGCTAGCATTTCGCATTATAGGACCCCCAACATTCAGGTGGGGACTAATAATTTTGGAAGGCTTTTGTCCTTCCTGTTCAATTCATAACAATGACCAAGTTCAATAACAAAGCGACAAATTGAAGTAACATAGAAAATGCGTATAGGACATCATATATTCACCTTTCCCCAAAGACCAGATACTTTATCATACCAATAGTTCCCTGGTTTGAGCTTCTTTGGTGGGTTTGGGCAGGCCTGCAATAAAACCAGCTCCTCATGAGAAAGAGGTTGTCCATTCACACAAATGTACTCCGGCGGTAGCTGATTTGCTTCACACGACTTCTCAGCCCTCATTATCTGTCGAACCTCTAAGTCATTATTAAGCAGCCGCTTAAGCATCCGAGAACACTTCCCCAAATTCTCTCGTTTCGACTCATCAATCGGGTGTCCAATGCAAGTAACACATTTCCTACCTTCTGGCATCGATCCCATTGCTCTAAGCACACAATTACTACAATACTTTGCATCACAAACAATGCAAACCTCCTTTTCTGTAAACCGGTTCCCCTTAAGGCATCGATAGCATGACCCTTTCTTCCCTTTGGCTTTTAGAGTCACACCACGTTTGATAGTCTTAATCTCATCAGCCTCATATTCATCTCGACTACACCCCTCAagaccaccatcatcatcatcagattcGGGCTCAACGCCACGAAAAGTTACAACATTTTGTCGTTTAGCATCACAATTCGACTCATTATTACAATCCGAAGCCTTAATGGTAGAAACCCGAGACGAAGGATAATCCACACTCATCAATCCTGACTCATTCGACACCCAATCCTCCTCCAATTGATTCAAATCATTCGAAACCCTCAAAACACTAGAGCTCCCAATCGACTTATTATCAAAACTATCCGAAAACTCTATCGTGCTAGAGCTCCCAGCTCCTCCTAATAACTCGTGGGAATCCTCATGACTAATACACGAGGACCCCAACATCCTCGAACTATTAGCTACATCGGACAATTCACCAGACCCAGTCGAAAACTCTAACTCTAACCCACCCGAGCTACCCAACTTATCTCTCTCCTCCTCAAACCCAATCACAGAAGTGGGAGACACAGTCGCTTCAAAACCTAACTCAACTACCTCTTCACTTCCGTTGCTTCTATCGAAGGCAATCACCGAGGTCGGAGAAACCATAGACGCCTTGAGCTCCTTCGAGAAATTCTTGCCCCGAGGATCGGGAGCTAAGAGCGGTTGCACAACCGGCATCGACAGTTTATCGGACAAGGAGACCTGCGCAACCACCGCGGCCACCGGAATCCGCTCGACGTTAATCGGAACAGCCCGGGGAAGATCGTAGGTAACCGGCGGGCCATTGTATTCCACGGCGAACGAGTACTGGCCACCGTCATCGGCGTCCGAGGTTTCCGGCGGAGACATTATTGTAGCTGCTAGTACTAAACTATAATCTAACCCTAATTTCGAATAGAATCATCTAGAGCTAATTTCTAGAACTCTCTTAGCCGAAATTCGAAtggaaagcaaaaaaataaaaaattttgctcaaattgaaaaacaaaaaattgtttagtTTAAGATAAGAAACTAACCCTAATGCCTAAAttttgcttttggtttattGTGAAAAAACATAAACAGGGAAAACAGGTTTGTGAATTGTTATGAGAAGGGTGGGAAATGGGAAAGGAATTGGTAGAGTTTGCGTGGAAGTAAAGTGAAAAATTTTGAGGGAAGggatttaaaaattttacataactTTGGAATTGTAAAGAGAAAGACAAATCCTTTGGGAAATCCAAAATCCCAAATCCAAAATGATGGAATGGTGTGGTGCTGTGCTGtgctgtgtttgttttttttattttattttagtatgGGGAGGAGGAAAATGCGTGTGGGTTTGTGTGTTTGGGAAAGTGTGAGTGTGGGAAAAAGACAGCAAAGGAAAACAGTGACTGCGTTTTTGGAGTGGGAATCTcatgcttttttatttaattttgtttttgttgttttttttttaatttgtttcaattttttcacttttgggTCGTTGGATTGAAAGGTGATAAGTGGTGGGTCCTAGTGGgtagaaaaaactaaaaagtaattAGGATTGGTGGGTCTGGTGGGTGTGTGTGGGGTCCAATTGATAGAGacaattgatatttttttttgacattgtTTACATTATTG contains:
- the LOC115993836 gene encoding extra-large guanine nucleotide-binding protein 1, with translation MSPPETSDADDGGQYSFAVEYNGPPVTYDLPRAVPINVERIPVAAVVAQVSLSDKLSMPVVQPLLAPDPRGKNFSKELKASMVSPTSVIAFDRSNGSEEVVELGFEATVSPTSVIGFEEERDKLGSSGGLELEFSTGSGELSDVANSSRMLGSSCISHEDSHELLGGAGSSSTIEFSDSFDNKSIGSSSVLRVSNDLNQLEEDWVSNESGLMSVDYPSSRVSTIKASDCNNESNCDAKRQNVVTFRGVEPESDDDDGGLEGCSRDEYEADEIKTIKRGVTLKAKGKKGSCYRCLKGNRFTEKEVCIVCDAKYCSNCVLRAMGSMPEGRKCVTCIGHPIDESKRENLGKCSRMLKRLLNNDLEVRQIMRAEKSCEANQLPPEYICVNGQPLSHEELVLLQACPNPPKKLKPGNYWYDKVSGLWGKEGQKPSKIISPHLNVGGPIMRNASNGNTQVFINGREITKVELRMLQLSGVQCAGNPHFWVNDDGSYQEEGQKNTRGYIWGKAGTKLVCAFLSLPVPSKFSNSSGEQLSSSLSRNVPDYLEQRSLQKILLVGCNGSGTSTIFKQAKILYKAVPFSEEERETMKLKIQSNVYGYLGILLEGRERFEEESLIEVKKKHGCSIIDPSGKTDNVDEKTIYSIGPRLKAFSDWLLKTMVSGNLEAIFPAATREYAPLVEELWNDSAMQATYNRRSELEMLPTVASYFLVRAVNILRTDYEPSNLDILHAEGVTSSNGLACVDFSFSQPAPDDNIDAADRHDSLLRYQLIRVQERGLGENCKWLEMFEDVGMVIFCVALSDYDQFSVDGNGSITNKMMQSRKLFESIVTHPTFDQMDFLLILNKFDIFEEKMEQVPLTQCDWFDDFHPVSSRHRSSSSSKSNSYFNSNGNFNSNSNNINNSPSLGHLAFYYIAVKFKRLFASLTGRKLYVSLVKGLEPHSVDASLKYAREIMKWDEERANFSLSEYSLYSTEASSFSH